From the Perca flavescens isolate YP-PL-M2 chromosome 21, PFLA_1.0, whole genome shotgun sequence genome, one window contains:
- the ipmkb gene encoding inositol polyphosphate multikinase — protein MSTTQRQVMMESSLGLGRLELTPSSGAGGVSRTPRLSGGHPAKDQCGQLPLGPQVQVHLNGCVPLSHQVAGHKYGVDTVGILQHPDGTVLKQLQPPPRGPREKQFYSMVYAEDCCDPCLLQLQNHLPKYYGTWSSPDSPNDLYLKLEDVTRRFVKPCIMDVKLGQRSYDPFASQEKREQQIRKYPLMEEIGFLVLGMRVYKMCSDTFDSYDQHYGRGLAKDTIKDGLAKFFHNGISLRKDAVSASIRRVQCILRWFESQQQLTFYASSLLFVYEGLPSSSSSSSSSLSSLLSTLPISPTAGKTASLSSAGDSGRRGEGKVRQEGARPEEEVAEYNNNNIQVPVPWDYSLSTIYTNHRKGGHHHCAKGHLRGTSGDGDAVQTTLSSVAAPCEEEDNSAWKRTGETQQPPNGNGNKSQLEGKDEDGEREGRGRREAEEELKGRGGNATEGGGGDAEVEVRMIDFAHVFPSESHDHGYIYGLKNLLTVLEQILCDAA, from the exons ATGTCAACAACTCAGCGTCAAGTGATGATGGAGTCCTCTCTAGGTCTCGGAAGACTGGAACTGACTCCCAGTTCAGGAGCTGGTGGGGTCAGCCGGACCCCGCGGCTCTCCGGCGGGCACCCCGCGAAAGACCAGTGCGGTCAGCTGCCACTGGGGCCACAAGTCCAGGTTCACCTGAACGGCTGCGTCCCGCTGTCACATCAGGTGGCGGGTCACAAGTATGGAGTGGATACAGTGG GTATTTTGCAGCATCCCGATGGAACGGTCCTGAAGCAGCTTCAGCCTCCGCCCAGAGGTCCACGAGAGAAGCAGTTTTACAGCATG GTGTATGCAGAGGACTGCTGTGATCCATGCCTTCTGCAGCTGCAGAACCATCTACCCAAGTACTACGGGACCTGGTCCTCTCCTGACAGCCCCAATG ACCTGTACCTGAAGCTGGAGGATGTGACCCGACGCTTCGTCAAGCCGTGCATCATGGACGTGAAGCTGGGCCAGCGGAGCTACGATCCATTCGCCTCGCAAGAGAAACGGGAACAGCAGATCAGGAAATACCCACTGATGGAGGAGATAGGCTTTCTGGTCCTTGGCATGAGG gTGTATAAGATGTGCAGTGACACATTTGACTCCTATGACCAGCACTACGGGAGGGGACTGGCTAAGGACACCATTAAAGATG gcCTGGCTAAATTCTTCCATAATGGCATTAGTCTGAGGAAGGATGCCGTGTCAGCCAGCATCCGCAGAGTACAATGTATCCTCCGCTGGTTTGAGTCGCAGCAGCAGCTGACCTTCTACGCCAGCTCCCTTCTCTTTGTCTACGAGGgcctcccctcctcttcctcctcctcctcctcctccctttcaTCCCTTCTCAGCACGCTGCCGATCAGCCCAACTGCGGGGAAAACTGCCTCGTTGTCATCGGCGGGTGACAGCGGTCGACGCGGAGAGGGGAAAGTGAGACAGGAAGGGGCGAGGCCCGAAGAGGAAGTGGCTgagtacaacaacaacaacattcagGTGCCAGTGCCCTGGGACTACAGCCTGTCCACCATCTACACCAACCACAGGAAGGGTGGTCACCACCACTGTGCCAAGGGTCATCTCCGAGGCACCAGCGGAGACGGTGATGCTGTGCAGACGACACTGAGCTCCGTTGCTGCACCGTGCGAAGAAGAAGACAACTCTGCATGGAAACGGACAGGTGAGACGCAGCAGCCACCAAACGGAAACGGAAACAAATCCCAACTGGAAGGGAAGGAtgaggatggagagagggagggcagAGGCAGGAGAGAGGCGGAGGAGGAGCTGAAAGGACGAGGAGGCAATGCAACAGAGGGTGGTGGAGGAGACGCGGAGGTGGAGGTCAGGATGATCGACTTTGCCCACGTTTTCCCGAGCGAGAGCCACGATCACGGCTACATCTACGGCCTCAAGAACCTGCTGACAGTGCTGGAGCAGATCCTGTGTGACGCCGCTTAG